ACGAAGAACCAAACTGATGCAGGCATCAAGTATCTGTTAAGTTATTTGGTCACTTGGGGAGATACAGTTTCAGCCGTTAGTGTAAAGTTTGGTGGAAATACTGGCAGGAGCCTTGAAGCGAATGGGCTAAGTGAGCAAACCCCTACCATTTATCCCTTCACTACACTCCTGATACCTCTAGAGAACCCACCAACAAGTAATCAAACAATATcaccacctccacctccaGCTTCATCGCCACCTCCACCGCCATCTACTGATACACCCAACAACGGCAGCTCAAGTAAGAAATGGGTTTATGTTCTTGTTGGTGTTCTTGCAGGAATTGTCTTTACATTGGGCCTTGTTACCATTATTTTCTATGCACTCTTTCGTAGAAGTAAGAGGAAACCCGAGCCAATTATTGTCTCTGAGAGCTTTGAGGCACAAGAGAAATCACTCAACAAGAAGTTGGATGAAGAATCTCAGGACTTCCTGGATAGCATATCTAGTATAGCTCAATCCATTAAAGTGTACAAGTTCAAGGAGCTAGAAGCTGCAACCGATAATTTCAGCCCCAGTTGTTGGATTAAAGGATCTGTTTATCGCGGTTATATTAGTGGTGATTATGCTGCCATTAAGAAAGTGAATGGAGATGTGTCGAAggaaatagaattattaaataaggTCAATCATTTCAATCTCATTCGTTTGTCTGGTGTTTGTTTTAGCGGCGGGCATTGGTATCTGGTCTATGAGTATGCTGCCAATGGAGCCTTGAGTGATTGGATTTATTACAGCAACAATGAAGGAAATTTCTTAAGTTGGACTCAGAGAGTACAGATTGCATTGGATGTAGCCACAGGGCTTAACTATCTACATAGTTTTACTAGTCCTCCTCATATTCACAAGGATATAAAAAGCAGTAATGTTCTTATTGATAGTGATTTCAGGGCTAAGATTGCAAATCTTGCCATGGCAAGATCAACAGAAGGACAAGATGGTGAATTTGCTTTGACAAGGCACATTGTTGGTACAAAAGGTTACATGGCTCCTGAGTACTTGGAAAATGGTTTGGTTTCCACAAAGCTAGATGTCTATGCATTTGGAATTCTCATGTTGGAGATGGTTACCGGAAAAGAGGTTGCTGCTTTATACACAGAAGAAAATTTGAACTTATCAGACATATTGAATGATGTTCTTTCTAAGGAAGATGGACAGCAGAGTCTGAAACAATTTGTTGATCCTTCTATGGAAGAGAATTTTCCTTCAGAAATTTCACTTTTTATGATGGTCAGAATGATTGATAgttgcttaaataaaaatccagCTGATCGTCCTGCCATGGATGAGATTTCTCAGTCTCTTTCAAGAATATTGACTGATTCACTGAGCTGGGAATCATCAAATGCCTCAGGATACCAGAGATTCAGCAGGAACTTTTAACAGCAAGGTACCTGATGTGAATTTCTGTTTACTTATTAATGGAagtttttctgttttctttttctagagttttctgttttaaatgctttattttgtttctccTACTAGTTAGGTAATGTCCAATACTGTATTGTAATAGCTTTGTTGTATCTTCGAAATTTAGTGATAGTTGAAAACTTCAGAGTAAATTCTCCGTCATCAAGATAGAAATGCACTTTCAGTATCCTTgcgttttttttttcatctatTTCCTTAAATTTCACGCAACCAAGAACATGCAATgctaataattataaagaaaagtttatcAGATTGTTGACTGTAAAAACGACTATTGGCCCCATTGATATCAACTGGAAGGACATTCCAAATTCAGTATTAacattaaaagatttattcgAGTAGAATTAGTTCCTCAAGATTATCTATATTAGTTGAATCCAATCCCATTACGTGCCAGACTTGTGCAATACTTGCAGGCGTGCATAATTTGTAGATGCTCTATTCATTGTCCAAGTCAGGCTAGGTTAGAACAGGTTGGTATGCCCCCTTCTGTTCAGTGACACAAGCTAATGCCttaaactaatattattaaatcacCATATGAATCTCAGGATTCTCTTGGCGGTTAAAGTTCTTTACTACTGCATAAGCAAAATTTACCTCAAAATGATCTCAACCAAGCGAGTGTTATATTCCATCTGCAAATTATCTCAACTGCTTCGATCATGgcaatcataaaataatatgcaagttgtcttgaaaaatattcaatagaCTTTGAAGATTCCATTCTAGAAAGTCTATTTCAATTATTCGGTCTACCTTATGTTATGATATTAATCCAATTTTCACCTAATAAACCTTTAAAGAAATGTGCATGCATATTTTTAAATCCATGGACCGTTTACAGTGGGGCCAACCTAGGTTGGTTTTCATTAGAAAATCCCTCTGATAATCTCATCTTCTAGtcaagaaaatgataaaaaaatgtaaatgaTTAGAATACACCTGATGTTGCAGAGTTTACCATTTctgatgataaattttaaatcttcaAGCTCCTCATCTGCCAGTAGTTTTAGGAAACAAAAACTTTCCTGATGGGTATGTTCCTGCTTAGGTTCCTCATGATTTTCCTCTTTGCAACTCCGAAAATCAACACGCAGCAGAGTTATTCAGGAAATCTGGTTATGAATTGTGACAATAATGATTCAACAGGTCCTTCTCCTGCTTTTCTTTATACCTGCAATGGCAAGGAATCCTGCAAAACCTTCTTAATCTACAAATCTCAACCTCCTTATCATACAGTATCTAGTATATCTAAACTGACATCTTCTGATCCATTAGAGCTTGCCCTGATCAACAATATCTCAAATTTCACTGTCTTGCCAACAAATAAGGAGGTGATAGTTCCTATCATCTGTTCCTGCTCAAGTCAGTACTATCAGGCTAACACCTCTTATATCATTCCGAGCATCTATGATACCTACTTTTCAATTGCTGAAAGCACATATGAGGGATTATCCACTTGTAATTCTCTTATGCGCCAAAACAATTATAGCGAATTTAGCTTGGATGTGGGCATGGAACTGCGAGTGCCACTTAGATGTGCTTGTCCCACAAGCAATCAGTCTGCAAATGGGACCAAATACTTGTTAACCTACTCAGTCAGTTGGGGTGACAAAGTTCGTGCAGTTAGTGAGAGATTTAATGCCAGCATAGACAGTGTAAATTACGCAAATGGTTTCACTAAAGATGATACAACCCTTTTCCCCTTTACAACAATTCTTGTACCACTGTCGACTGAACCTTCAAGCTTCCAGACCATAGTTCACTACCCACCACCACCCTATTCTCCTCCATTTATTCCAGTTCATCCAATCAGgagatcaagaaaaaaaattcatgtTTGGGTAATACCTGTAATTATAGTGTCAGCACTTCCTGTTGTTCTGTTTATTGTCTTGTTGCTTCGGAACAAGAAATCACATCTTGGAGTTCAAAGGGAGAAAGAGggaaaaaacaaagaagaatTACCAGATGACTTTCTTGATCACGTTGCTCATGTGGATTTGGGACTGAAAATCTATACATTCGAGGAACTAAAGGTGGCAACCGAGGATTTCAGCACGAGCAATAGGTTGAGTGATTCAGTATATCGTGGGGTTATCAGTGGACAAGTGCTAGCCataaagaagatgagcaaAGATGTCTCTAACGAGGTGACTTTACTAAggaaaatcaaccatttcaatCTAATAAGCCTTCATGCAGCATGTGAGCATCATggagttttctaccttatgtATGAGTTTATGGACAATGGCTCTTTAAGAGATTGGCTCTACAAAAGGAATTGTCTTGAAGCCCAGAGCTGGAATCGCAGGATTCAGATCGCTTTGGATGTTGCTAATGGGCTTCACTATCTTCACAACTTCACTGATCCTCCCTACGTGCACAAGGACATCAGCAGTAGCAATGTTCTGCTAAGTAGACATCTAAGGGCTAAGATTGCAAACTTCAGCCTTGCCCGTTCAGCAAAGGCAGAAGAACATGTGAATTCGTCATTGAGATTGGCTCTGGGTTCAAAAGGTTACCTTGCTCCAGAGTTTATAGACTTTGGCCTCGTGACCCCAGAGATTGATATATATGCTTTTGGGGTAGTTCTGCTGGAATTAGTCACAGGAAAAGAAGCTGTATATATGCAGGAAGAGAGAAAAGTGCAACTATCAGAAACAATCATTTCAATTAtggaaaaggaaaatgcaGAAGCTCGCCTTGGCTGCATTGTAGATCCTAATTTGCAATCACAGCATTCCATGGAAGTTGTCCTGCGAATGGTGAAGTTGAGTTTAGCATGCTTGGCCCAGGAACCAGAAAGTAGACCGAGCATGGCTGAAATAGTTTCCGCCCTTTTGAAGATTCAATTAGATGTTCACAGATCAtgtttttgaaataaatgcTGGGGTAGCTCTCTGTTAATATATAATGGTATATGTTCCGCATACAATATCTATTTCTGTAAAGCTTAGTGATTGTAAACTTATGTTGCGATTCACAAAAGGGAATAAGTTCTACAACTGCATAGTCTCTGTACATGCAATTAACAGAGTTGATCATAGCAAGAATTTCATACTAGTGATTTTTACATGACATTAATGAAGAGATCTACTTGGACTCTTGTATTCCATTAATTCTATTAGTAAATCAACGAGCTATGACAGGACTAGTTATCTGAATATCTTCTTCCGCTTCTAGGCCAGAAGTCCACGACCTTTCTAATGTCTCCGAACATGACTGGGTTAGAACTGTAAGGTTGAAAACAATTTCTGCCATGCTCGGCCTGGCTGAAGACTTCTCCAGCGTGCACACCCTTGCCAAGTTTGCCAAACTCAGGGCACTATCGATTGGATAGAAGTTCTCCAAGTTTGGATCCATCCGTTTCTTTAACCTCTCTGCCCTTTTCTCTGCAACTTCCATGACACCTTTCATTTCCTTCCACAACAAAACAATCTCACCATTTTCGTTCGTTACCATGGCTTTTTTCCCACAGAGCAACTCTAACAGAACAACACCAAAAGCAAAAACATCAACTTTTTGCAGCATAGAGTCTGTGGTGAGTTTAGCGACAGAGAAATTTGCTATCTTTGCTTTAAACCTAGAGTCAAGAAGTATATTACTTGTTCGTATATCCATGTGAACAACGGTTGGTTGAATATGTTCATGCATGTATTGCAGCCCACTGGCCACATCTAGTGCTATTTGTAACCTTTGACTCCAGGATAAGAAGGCTACAGAGCTTGAAGAAGATGCAGGCTTGGGGTGCAACCACTTATCCAGAGACCCATTTTCTGCATATTCATAGACCAAGAAGCAATCACCATCTGCATTGGATGAAATTCCCATTAGTTTCACTAGATTTGCATGATTCACCTTCTGCAGAATATTTAATTCCTCTGTGATATCTACCTTGGTTTTCTTTACCGCTAAGACCTGTCCATTGATGTTAGCTCTATATACTGATCCTCCTATCCTGTAGTGTTCATGTAGGTCCATGGTTGCCAACAAAATCTCTTTAATGTCATACATGATTGGCTTGCCTAAATAGCCTGAAACCCCAGGAAGTAGCTTATCTTGTATAATCTTAGGCTCAAAACTTCTATACTTcccttgttcttttatttgaagaagatctgTAGTCTCCAAACAGGAACCATTACGATGCAAAGTCattgtcttcttcttcttcttacaTGAACAATGAGCATGAACAAGAAAAGCCACAAGAAGGAAGATCAAAAGGGCACCTGCTACGCTTGTAACTATTATGATGACCAAATGATGTTCACTTCTCTGAGGCCAAGAGGGAGATGGTTGAGAGAGAATCGGCATCTGAGTTACAGGGATCAGCAGCGGGTGGTGCACTGCAGTACTGAAGTCCCAGTAGTTATTCTGGATTGCAATATCATGTGGAGATGCATTAAACTTAGCACCCACTTTGAAAATATCATCCTCAGGTTGCCACACATAAGTAATAAGATATTGAATACCATGTTTCATTTGATTCTTGGAGGGACACTTACAGAACAAAGGAAAAACCACTTTGTCACCAGGATGTAAGAGGGTTGGATCTAGATTGGGGTTGAAAGATTCCACTGCTTGCCACTTGGCAAGATTCTCGAAGTAAGTGGTTGAAACAAAATAGAAGCTATCACCAGGCTTGATCTGGTAAGTGATGTTGGCAAAAGAACTGTTCCCTGTGCAGCCACAAGTTATAGGTACAAGTAAAAGCTGGTTTGGCATTAATGGAATGTCCTCAGACACTAGGTTGCTAGCACTCGCAATTGACAGACGACTGACTGCAAATAGATCAGAAATGTTTCCCAGATTCAGAAAGTTTGGTGGCTGGGCATAATATGCAACATAAGTTTGGCAAGGGGAAGGTAAATCCACAGAGCAAGAAAAGTTTGTGCCTTGTGGTGATTGTGCAGTGACATATGTGGTGGAAATGAacagaagaaagagaagaagtaCTTGGaaggaagagagaaagaaaagagaaatttcCATTGTGAGTAATACTAAGACTTTGCAGCAGATATGTCATATGAGTTTAATAAAATGTAGTTGCAGAACTTGTTTATGGTTGATGGACAAGCTGAAAGATCATTGACATTGTTAGTTTGGAGCTATTGATCCAAATAGAATACATATTCTTTAATGAATATCTGAGAGGCCCTGTCTCTACTTTTGATTTGAATGATTTTCTTGGTTGTCTTCTCCTTGAAATAGACATTAAAGAATATCATGCATAAAGtacatttttttaatgattctGTGACAAATTCATACACAAAAGAGAATCAGATAAGACAACCTCGTGTACTAATCATTTTTTGGAAAGTAAATCATTCTTCTGTTAAGAATCTTACATGGGAATCATACTAGTTTAATACAATAATCAAGCTGGGACGGCAAGCAGCTCATTTTGaaaccaaattttttttatgcagGCCAATCTCTAGCAAACAACTAACTTGATGGCTTCTCAGAATTGTTtaagagaaaaggaatttATGATTGTTTCTTCTCTTGGGTTCCAGTAAAAAGGACGTTTGATGTGCTAGTACAATTTCTTATATGAAAAATCCAAGTTGCCCCAAAAGTGCCCGCAAACTGGCTTCTCGAAGACAAACAATTAGTTTCAGTCCTTTGCAGCAAGATACACCAGAACAGACAACTCAATAGACAAATAGCCAAATGAATAGGCTTtcaaatgattaaaaaaattcaaagatGTCAAATTCACATCCCCGCCTTGAGTGGCTACAAGAAGGGAAGAAAGAgacaacaagaaataaaaatacctGGGACACCAGAACCTTAAATTATGACTGTAGTGTAGAATTCCATTTTGGAAGTAAATTTAACATAATGGCTGTCAAAAGCAGTGTAGAGAAAACTCACATGCAGTTCAGCAGTATGCTGCGGGAACAAGATCATGCAAGAAGACAACATTGAATTCTTAAAGCTCAAAGCCAATTAGTGTTACTCTAGTAGCGTCCCTGGAGTGAAGACAGATAATAATGTCAAAGTGGTGTCAATCCTCCAATATCATGAAACAAAGAGCTATGAAGTATAAGAGTGGTGGCGTTATTTGCTGCCAAGGTCTACTGGACAGAATTCATTTCTAGCATTTGATTCAGTCAACCACATAATATACAGCAAGAACCGAcgatatataaatgaaaagtGAGAACTTATAATATCACAATATAGCCCAGTagaattaactaataataggGCAGCATGATGCATCATGGTGCACTTGCAAATTCAAgtcaagaaaaggagaaaacggcatttcattttatatgtAAGGCTGTGCCAAAGTTGCAAATACATTCTGAGCTAGTACATTGTTTGCTCTTTGCTGTAATTCCCAGGAAATTCTAGGCAGCAGTTGACTTGAAAGTGttggaataaatattatacacTCTTGTGAGATCTGCAGAGCTCACTGTCCATAtatgacctcgtaaaacaaGAGGAAGGACATTATTGCTTTCCTCACAGCTTTCTTCTACAATGGCGGCCTCTTTCCGCTTGCCTTCTTTCCAAAGACTCTTGATAAGGAAATCCTTTGTAGCAGTATCAGGCATCAAATTTGAGTTCTTCATGTCTTCGAAAACCCTCCATGCAAGAGCAGCCCTTTCACATTTGCAATAAGCCAGGATCAGTACCTTGAACATATAAGCATCTGGCTCTACACCACTCTGCCTTActatagtaaataatttttgcgCAGTTTTAATGTCTCCTTGCAATGCAAAGTGATACATTAACCCAGAATATGTTTGGATATCTGGGCTTATCCCACACAAAATCATCTCTTCAAGCACATCAATTGCATCAGAATTTCTGTTACACTTGGTCAATGTTCGCAATAGAGATGAATACAAAAgcatcaaattaaattttgtaatagaACCACAGAGTGGTCTGTCATCGCGAAAGACCTTCAATGCAGCATCAGCATTCTTTGAAATGCCATAGAAGTCAATAATCAATCTAATGGTGCTAAAAGGCAATCTCATTCCCTCAATTCTTATTTTGGTTATGAGTTTATCAACCAATTCGACTTTCCCATGCCGTGCTAAAAGGGTCATCATCCTTTGAACTGTATAAACGTCATGAGTGAATCCTGGTTGATAAGCAACCCAACAAAAGAAATACCAAGCTGTTTCAGGCGAACTAAAGTTTCTAAGCACCTTACAAACCAACCTAGTCGTCCACACAAACTTTGCATCCTCCAACATGGACACCACTTCAGGACTCCATTGACTCAAAGCATTTGCCAAAGCTTTTGGGTCTAGCCATGGTTTTAACCTAACTTCACTAGTATCAGTATGAACATCTCCATTATTAACATTCTCATAgtcatcctcatcatcatcactacCATCCGAGCAAGATCCTATACTCTTAATTCTCTCATCAGGAAACATTTCCTTTACAAACTCCTTTGTCTCCTCCACAAATCCCGCTTCTTGCATACGCTGCAAAGCTGAGTGCATAGCACGGCCAGGAAACTTCCCATCAACCTTCATTTCATTAACCAACTTTTTCACCTCATCAAATCTCTCTACGCCAACAAACCCATCAACCAAAACTGAATATTGCTTTAGTGTCCTCTTAATTCTCATCAAAGGCAACACACTGAACACCTCAATAGCTGAATCCAACTTTCCTAATTTAACAAGATGCTCAATCATAACAGTATAAGTTCTCGAATTCGGAATAGCCCCTTCATCGATCATTCTATAGAAAATCTCAACAGCTTTTGCATCATTACCCATTTTAGCAAACaaactcataataatattGTAAGACTCGGTACAAACACGTTTATCACTATGTCTATACTCATCCCATACATCTAAAACTGCATCTAAGTCACCGACTGCAGCATACCATTGCATGAGATTCATAAAACTAACACGAACATTGCAATATTTTCCCACATTAATCTCATTAAGCAGCGACTTCAACTCAAAACTTTTACATGACCTAGCTAAGACTGTGGCTAGGGCGTGAATAGTAGATTGATTATGAGTGAAATGAGGGATATTTTTAAGGATTTCAATAAGGAAAAGAGCCGAATCAGCACTGGGAGCAGAGCGAATTGTGTGAGTTATAACAAATGGGTCCAAAATGCGGGTGTTGTTAAGAAAAGTGGTGATGGAATTAGGTGAATTTGAACGAAGTGCTAGTCGAATTGAATCAATTAATTCAGCCCGCCGAAGGTAATGGGTGAGCTTGTTTGGAAATGGGTCACGAACAAAGAAGCGAATTTGTTGAGTTAGGATGTTGAATTTGTTTATTGTGCGTGAGAAGTGAGTAGTATTCATTGTAGTTTGTGAGGGAAAATGGTTTTAAGTGCTGATTGGGTTAATTTATCAAACATCTGAAGTGGATGGGATGGTGGTCATGGATGGCGACAAACTAGTAAGATCGCGGACTATAATTCCCGCGCCAGACACAATATACGATGGCCTTATATATGATTGGtttaaaattcttaagaaACGATGTTGTTGAGCTCTCCTATCACTCTTGGCTAATGACTATCCGCTGCTATCTGCTggtggttttttttttttttgaaattctaaaattacaagaattaattatattgagtTCTATATACTTAATTATTGTGTTTATAAAGCTTATGTTAttctttttccaatttaataataactagTCATTTATCCGTATGCAGTACGAcggttattattattttgattatataattaaagtgataaatataatttaataaattttttaatatttaatattaatttataatattttaaaaattaataataaactaattatttttaaataattaaaaattttaaaaattcattagtataataatataaaaattattttaaaaataatcattaattaattttagtattatataacttaatactataattgagttattaatttttaaaattaaaattttattatataactaaaaattaatttattattaaatataatattagaaatataatttaagatgttattttttagaattaaaactattatctaattaaaaattaatttattaattaatatgttatttttaggatagaattagtatcattatctgattagaaaattattttttagttaatataatattaaaacataattaatatgttatttcttaggatagaattagtatcatttatctgattagaaaactatttattagtaaatataatatcaaaatataataaatatattattttttagaattagagttactgtttagtatttaattagaaatgtaacttattaatcaataaattaatagaaaaaactataacATTACCCATAAGCTTGAATcctatgtgtcaaaaataatacacatgtcaaaataaaaatcttacgtgtaaaaaattaagcatacgaacaaaaatttaagtcttagaaatttatacatatatatatgtataaggCATTCTAAATCAAATAAGATCATACCATGATAgattttttacaaattaatcaaattttgattaaacttttttagataatttatcccaaaacaaaacaaaaaaaaaatatttcaattttgacTAGTTTTTAGAGAAagattatgattatttttatatagaaaatacttaaaaagaaTCATAAGGATTTGAACtttaaactaatatattaCAAGAACCTTCACAGCATCAAAATTCTTGTAAATAAGCCATCTGTAGTTCCAATTTGATATGCAGGAACAATATCTTATAATATTAGACCATTAGTttcataaaagtaaaagaaaaaagaccaaaaatgataatattaaaaagtacataattacatatttaactataattaaCATGCTTTCTAGAGTCTCAGCATATTTTCATGACACTCACAAGTGATGCCAACTTTTGAAGACAGAATTATTACTAGAATTGCATATATCCAAGAGCATTTTCATTGCTTATTCAGTCTTCTCAGGTATTCATTTTATGTTTGATCCTATAAAGTATAAACTGTATGACAGTGGTGAGGCATTTTTTAAAAGGGGAGACAGATTATTGTTGTagtattttaactatttatatcCAATGACTAAATCAGAGAGGAAAGGATCCTGTCAGCCGAATATGGTCAAGGGTACTCCTGAGGCCGTATTTCCCAA
The sequence above is drawn from the Ricinus communis isolate WT05 ecotype wild-type chromosome 7, ASM1957865v1, whole genome shotgun sequence genome and encodes:
- the LOC8272992 gene encoding serine/threonine receptor-like kinase NFP is translated as MEISLFFLSSFQVLLLFLLFISTTYVTAQSPQGTNFSCSVDLPSPCQTYVAYYAQPPNFLNLGNISDLFAVSRLSIASASNLVSEDIPLMPNQLLLVPITCGCTGNSSFANITYQIKPGDSFYFVSTTYFENLAKWQAVESFNPNLDPTLLHPGDKVVFPLFCKCPSKNQMKHGIQYLITYVWQPEDDIFKVGAKFNASPHDIAIQNNYWDFSTAVHHPLLIPVTQMPILSQPSPSWPQRSEHHLVIIIVTSVAGALLIFLLVAFLVHAHCSCKKKKKTMTLHRNGSCLETTDLLQIKEQGKYRSFEPKIIQDKLLPGVSGYLGKPIMYDIKEILLATMDLHEHYRIGGSVYRANINGQVLAVKKTKVDITEELNILQKVNHANLVKLMGISSNADGDCFLVYEYAENGSLDKWLHPKPASSSSSVAFLSWSQRLQIALDVASGLQYMHEHIQPTVVHMDIRTSNILLDSRFKAKIANFSVAKLTTDSMLQKVDVFAFGVVLLELLCGKKAMVTNENGEIVLLWKEMKGVMEVAEKRAERLKKRMDPNLENFYPIDSALSLANLARVCTLEKSSARPSMAEIVFNLTVLTQSCSETLERSWTSGLEAEEDIQITSPVIAR
- the LOC8272991 gene encoding protein LYK5 translates to MGMFLLRFLMIFLFATPKINTQQSYSGNLVMNCDNNDSTGPSPAFLYTCNGKESCKTFLIYKSQPPYHTVSSISKLTSSDPLELALINNISNFTVLPTNKEVIVPIICSCSSQYYQANTSYIIPSIYDTYFSIAESTYEGLSTCNSLMRQNNYSEFSLDVGMELRVPLRCACPTSNQSANGTKYLLTYSVSWGDKVRAVSERFNASIDSVNYANGFTKDDTTLFPFTTILVPLSTEPSSFQTIVHYPPPPYSPPFIPVHPIRRSRKKIHVWVIPVIIVSALPVVLFIVLLLRNKKSHLGVQREKEGKNKEELPDDFLDHVAHVDLGLKIYTFEELKVATEDFSTSNRLSDSVYRGVISGQVLAIKKMSKDVSNEVTLLRKINHFNLISLHAACEHHGVFYLMYEFMDNGSLRDWLYKRNCLEAQSWNRRIQIALDVANGLHYLHNFTDPPYVHKDISSSNVLLSRHLRAKIANFSLARSAKAEEHVNSSLRLALGSKGYLAPEFIDFGLVTPEIDIYAFGVVLLELVTGKEAVYMQEERKVQLSETIISIMEKENAEARLGCIVDPNLQSQHSMEVVLRMVKLSLACLAQEPESRPSMAEIVSALLKIQLDVHRSCF
- the LOC8272993 gene encoding pentatricopeptide repeat-containing protein At5g66631, giving the protein MNTTHFSRTINKFNILTQQIRFFVRDPFPNKLTHYLRRAELIDSIRLALRSNSPNSITTFLNNTRILDPFVITHTIRSAPSADSALFLIEILKNIPHFTHNQSTIHALATVLARSCKSFELKSLLNEINVGKYCNVRVSFMNLMQWYAAVGDLDAVLDVWDEYRHSDKRVCTESYNIIMSLFAKMGNDAKAVEIFYRMIDEGAIPNSRTYTVMIEHLVKLGKLDSAIEVFSVLPLMRIKRTLKQYSVLVDGFVGVERFDEVKKLVNEMKVDGKFPGRAMHSALQRMQEAGFVEETKEFVKEMFPDERIKSIGSCSDGSDDDEDDYENVNNGDVHTDTSEVRLKPWLDPKALANALSQWSPEVVSMLEDAKFVWTTRLVCKVLRNFSSPETAWYFFCWVAYQPGFTHDVYTVQRMMTLLARHGKVELVDKLITKIRIEGMRLPFSTIRLIIDFYGISKNADAALKVFRDDRPLCGSITKFNLMLLYSSLLRTLTKCNRNSDAIDVLEEMILCGISPDIQTYSGLMYHFALQGDIKTAQKLFTIVRQSGVEPDAYMFKVLILAYCKCERAALAWRVFEDMKNSNLMPDTATKDFLIKSLWKEGKRKEAAIVEESCEESNNVLPLVLRGHIWTVSSADLTRVYNIYSNTFKSTAA
- the LOC8272990 gene encoding lysM domain receptor-like kinase 4; translated protein: MGFISAFSLFFLSIFLAFCCLLIHAQQPYVAKATTNCTNTADSALGYSCNGLNTSCQTYLTFRSQPPYTNVTSISTLLNSDPSQLSAINSVSETATFDTNKLVIVPVNCSCSGDYYQANTSYVVQAKDAPFFIANNTFQGLSTCQAINDQNRRQTVDIFPNEILHIPLRCACPTKNQTDAGIKYLLSYLVTWGDTVSAVSVKFGGNTGRSLEANGLSEQTPTIYPFTTLLIPLENPPTSNQTISPPPPPASSPPPPPSTDTPNNGSSSKKWVYVLVGVLAGIVFTLGLVTIIFYALFRRSKRKPEPIIVSESFEAQEKSLNKKLDEESQDFLDSISSIAQSIKVYKFKELEAATDNFSPSCWIKGSVYRGYISGDYAAIKKVNGDVSKEIELLNKVNHFNLIRLSGVCFSGGHWYLVYEYAANGALSDWIYYSNNEGNFLSWTQRVQIALDVATGLNYLHSFTSPPHIHKDIKSSNVLIDSDFRAKIANLAMARSTEGQDGEFALTRHIVGTKGYMAPEYLENGLVSTKLDVYAFGILMLEMVTGKEVAALYTEENLNLSDILNDVLSKEDGQQSLKQFVDPSMEENFPSEISLFMMVRMIDSCLNKNPADRPAMDEISQSLSRILTDSLSWESSNASGYQRFSRNF